The window cagaaatatttctgctaatGTAAAGGGGCTTGTCCTAGTGTAACTGGAATTTGAGGGGAATAACCTATTTCTATATAGAAATACAACTACAATGATATAATAGGTGTTTATAAGAATATTATTACTGCTTTTAACCATACTGGTTTTAAAACCATGGTGCTAGAACAGTAATCTGGCAAGCTCTTGCTAAGGGAGAGATAGTCAGCAGTTGGGACTGGCcataaaaatgagaagaaaggatCAAATGTGACTGAAGATGATCAGTATTGAGTTAGGTCCCCATGAATTCGCATAGCAGCCTACTCTctgtttccccttttcttcccgCAGGAAGAACTTGCACATTTAGGCAAtgtgcattttgtttttgttaaacaCTAAACAGGTACTGATGTAAACTACTACTTTGCAGTTTCTTCCTGAGATTAAACAATGAGTCTATGCGTTATAGTAGCACAGGGCTTCCCCTCTACTGCTGTGTGCTAATACTGAGCGGTTAAGTACGTGCAATGAGAGAATGCGTATCATTTTTACTTCGTAGAATGGGCTGTATAATTCCCAGGAAGAGGATAAGAGGTATTGTGAGGTGATGACTCTGAATGAATCATTGCACCAGTCATTTACTGGTAAGAACTtcctatctgtctgtctgtggtTTTTTGTCTTGTAACACAAATGTAATTTACTTGACTTTGATACGCCATATGTTACTATCTGATGCCTGACTTCAGACATTATGTATAAAGCAACTGTTCCACAGGTGGTAACATTTGGATTTTGCAGTCTgagtaaagatgaaaaaaattttgGCAACCATGATTGATGCCTGGAAAGTATTATGTAGGTTTTTTGTCATATGTATTATGACTACCTGATACACAAATAGACATAATGTAGAATGTATGTAcattgtatgtgtgtataaaaaaTGGGTCTGTATTAGGGCTTATCCTCAGAGCATTTTGTAATTAACTCATCCTTACAATAATATGTAATAAGTAAACTTACCTGTTTACATATGGATGCAGACTTTGGAACCAAGATATGGATTGTCTGTACAGCCATGGCCTTTAATTTGTATTCATATAAATGCTAGAGGAAAAAACTCCCTGTGGTATCCTCATGAATAAAGTCATATATATGACTTTGTAGCTGTAGGGGAAAATAAATCTTCCTAAGGTTCGAGAAGTAGACTGGTGTTAGTGACACACACAGCTCGGCCTGCATCCTATGCCTGTGCTTATAGATATTTCTATAGCTGCAGAGGTCCCGCTGTGACCCGGTGAAGAAGCAGGTGTTGCCTCTGAAGCTGGTCCACAACCTCTGGCTGATGTTGTATTACCGTAATAGGAAGCATTAAATGTACAGGAACCCGTTATGAAAGATTAATGGTAGGTGGTGGAATCTGTTACAGTAAAACCACTCTGCAGCACTAACACGCGttgccttgcttttcttcagagaaatgttTCTGCACTGTATACCCCTTTACGGATTAAAGTGCAAATTATATTGCAACCACTGTTTGCCCAGGTGCCATTTCATTGCCTGGGGCCCGGGGCAGGCGGAGCGAGGTCCCTGCTCGGGGGAGCACCCCCAGAACagccgggggggctccggggtgGGCCGCAGAGGGAGGCCCCAGTACAGAGACCAGCGGTGGAGTTCCACCAGGGAGTTAACCGAAGACGCGGCGACGAGGGCAACGGCAGCAACACCGCACTATCTGTAACTTCCCGGCCTGCCGCCTCTCCCACGCCCCGGGCGGAGGCAGCTCCGCCCCTCCGGGGCCCGTCCCGGGCGCGGGCGGTGCTCCGCGgtctcccctccccgcgccgtgCCGCCCGGAACCTGCTTAGCTTGTGCGCCCGCGGGGGTtcgccgggcggcgcggcggcggcggcccctagcggcggcggcccgggccgctgcccgcagcccggcaTGGAGGAGGACgagggggctgcgggaggcgcGGAGCAgcggcgcccccgccgccggcccggggccgagcgctcccccagccccagccgcctgGACGTGAGCTCCAGCCGCTTCGACCCGCTGCTGGCGCTGTACTCCGCCAGCACGCCGCTGCCCTTCCCCGCCGCGCCCTGCTTCAACAACCTCGCCGAGTACGAGAGCTTCCAGCGCGGCCTGCTCCGCCCGCgcggccgccgctccgctcccgcccgccgcggcccgtccgccgcccgccgcggcccgcccgccgccgacCCCGAGCGCATCCAGCGCCTCCGCAGCCTCATGGTCAACGCGGGCCCCGAGCAGGAGGCGGCcgagggcggcgcggcggcccggcgCCGGCGGGCGCCGCGCAACGTCCTCACCAGGATGCCCCGTaagggcgcgggcgggcgggcgggcggcctgAGGGAGCGCGGCCCTGCGGAGGCCGAGGGGGAGGCGGCAGGttgaggggtgctggggtgggcaagGGGAGCGAGGTGTGGGGCTGGAGTGAGGGCTGAGGACTCAGCCTGGGGCGGAGGGATGGCGGTGGGTGTGAGGGCTTGGCCTGGGCCTGCGGCGGGGTGCGGGGCGATGGAGCAGAAGGCCGTGGGGGCTGAGATGGGGTCGAGGGATGCGAGGGGCTGGGCTCGGATGTGGCCGAAGGTGTGGAGTGTGGGGACTGTGGAGGTTTGACCAGAGAGGCCGCTGAAGGAAGCGGTTGGGTGACAGCGGGGTGTGGGTGGATCGGGAGGGGGAAATGATGGGGTTTGGGTGGAAAATGATACTTGCGTGCTAGGTGAAAGGCTGGGAAAATTGCGTGCAGAAATGAGGAACGGGGCATTTCACAGAACTGCCTACTCGGAGATGACACTGATGTTGTTATGGTGATGTCCTTCTCTGTTATTTGGTTAATTGTGTTCATCCTCttgattttaaggaaaaaaggatgagaaactgCTGTGCTTTCAAAAGTACTCTTTTTAAACCAGTAATCAGATTTGAGTCTGTGCAGCTCCGTAGTTAAATCATAACCACAGCATGAGTCTGTAACGCACTGCTGTGTCTTGGTTACTGACTGTATGTCCTGAGGGCATAAATACAGCACTGGCAATTCTAGTAATGTGATGACAGAACAGTGGATTGAGGTGGGAGGCAGCTGTGATGTTGCTAAATTCATCATCTGTGATGAAGATACAAGTTTCTTGTCTAAACTTGTGTGTGCAGTCAGGGTAATAGCCCCTAAACATTAAAGGGTGCAACTTGTGCACCTACACCAAGAACCAAATGGCATGGCTATCAAATGAGATGTAACTTTAGTGCACTTGGTTAAAAATATTGGGTGTTTATTGGACTCAAGAGTATCTCTTCTAATCACCAGCATCACCTTActgttcttttttataaaaaggcAAAGCCCAAAATGTTTGATTCTAAATGCACAAAGCAGAACTTTTTTCTTGCTGAGACACCAAAACATAGTATATTCATTGCCGTAGGTGCTGCATGATCCTAAGTATCATGTCAACTTAGCGTTCTGTACAAATGCAGAGGTTCTGTTGGTGTAGCATTTCCAAAAGAATTAACATGGAATATTTATTTAGGATCTTAATACAAAGAATCTGTATTTGGATCACTATGatggaaattgaaaaaaaaaaatctgtaaaaattaaCTTTACTGGTGGTCTAGCAAATAAATTACATGCTTCCATTAAGAGCACGTATTTAATATCCACACATCTAAGGCTGGGCAGTGTGGACTTTGAAGAAGACTGGCACAACTGACATACAAAGTGCTATTCAGCAGTCTGGAGAGTTTTATAGCCAAAATTGTGTGCTTTCCCTGTAAGTAGGGGGCCTGTCTGCACAGTAGGTGGGCCAGTGTTTGAAGCTCGGATTCTATGGCAGTAGCTGCCTCTGAAAGTAACTGTGATACGTGGTTTACTGCATCCCACAGTCGAGATGCTATGCTCCCAGGTAGCTGTGATAAAGTATGATGTGTTCCTTAAATTCAGTGTGTCAGAAATGTAAAGTGAAGCCAAAATTTTGCTTGTCATGAGGGGATTTCAGTAGCCGTAAAAGTATAAAGGAAGCTACTTCAGCAGTACCTGTTTTGGATCTGTTCAGGAGAAGCTATTTCTAATTACTTTGCATTTACCAGGGGGCAGAGAACTCATGCGCAGGCAGTTACCACAGAGAGGTTAAAAAGGCATTTGATAGTTTTCTGAGTTATTTCAACTGTTCTGacttgctttgctcttttttaatcTTGCCTCTTAATAAAGTCTACCCTGAGGACAGGGACTTGAACTTAACCAGAGTTTGgatctttattttctccttcctgggGTACTTGCCCTCTGGCTTACAGTAGTTTTCTAGTCATCTTCAGAATCCTGGTATTAagcatgtgtttattttatacaaatagGGATTGGATTTTGAGTACAAAACCAACTAGGTAACTCTTTTTCCCTATGGATTGAAAAATTATTAATACTGGTACTTAATAGCATCCAAAGCCACAGGCAAATCTAGCTGCATGCAGAGCCTGGTCATTACAGGCTTTGATGCTTGCGGAAGAGGTatgttgtaaaaataaatttcttgcgttgctggttttattttttccaagaagtGGGTATCATTGTTGAAAGGTTTTTGGATGATGTGTTCTGCCCTTCTGATCAGGTGAAGTTGGAGGTTTGCCCTGGTGAAGCTGTAACCTTACGCAGCAAGGAAAAGTGTGAAGAGCATGTGTTGTCTGGGTTTGGTAGAGCTGTAAAGTAGTGTTTTCCACCAGGCCTAATGGGGTGCTGACAAGCAAAGGCATAGCTGGAAATAAAGATTGTACTTGGATTTTTATAAGAAGTTGTAGATAAAGTTCCTAAGGAACTTCCTAAAGTTTCTTAGGAACATAGGAATCTAAAATCtaaaaaattaaatctcaaaTGATTCTGTAAATTCTCAGGGTTGGTTAGAAAAAATACTATTATCTGATTAAAAGCATCAATCTGATGTAGTGATGGTGTCATCTGTGGTTCCCGTGATGGACCTGTGAATTCAGAACATAAGTTCGCCATCAGTTAGGCTGAAGGAAGCACGGAGACTCATGAAAAGACCCCCATAAGCAAAGCTGGGAGGTACTGAGACAGCTTATGCTCTGTGTGAAAGCAATTTTCTCCAGCTATCCAGCTGGAGGGGGCTGGCAAGAAGACAATGGAtctcaaaaaataaatgtgattagGTTAATTCAGAGGAAACTGCTTTAGATTTCCCTGCTGTGCCTAAGAATTACCATGCAGCCAAATACTGCAGGTCACCTGTCATACGGTAACATTTTACACTCACAGGATGCATTTTCTAGTGTGTAAATCAAACCTTGAATACATAGTCCCTAAAGCACAAGGCGAGAGGTCATCTCTGACTcaggtatttttattaatatgaaaacTGTGTGAGATTTTAGACTGTACTTTTCCCTGACTCTCAGTAGGAATTGCACAGCAATCCTGTGGCTACGTTTGCACAAGCAAACAGGTAGCTGTAATTTATCACTGGAATGGCTTCACTGTCGTGTGGGTGGAAGTTGTAAAGCAAATAATACCTATCCCTCCAGATAATTTACACTTGCAAAGATTTCTAGTGTGCAGGTAAGGCTTGTGTGTGCCAGGGAAGTTGTATGTTTTATTGAATTCCTTTGATTTTGCTTGACTAAAAGCATTATTGTTCTGCAGTTTAGCATCGTTTCATTGGTGGCTGCTGCttatagtaattttatttctttgccaaaGACTCGTACATTGTTGAAGGATGAAGACTTGTACATCTCTGAAGGATGTTCAGCTGGCTGCTGAAAGTTTTAACTGAAACAATACATTTTCATCAACTTAAACTGATCCAGTTTAGTTAGTTGAAGGACTTTGAGTCATCTGTTGCTTCAGAAATCttgtaaagaaaaggaacacGTCTGATACAATACTTTATTAACAGATCGTAACTAATCTGAGGTAGCCTTAACTAGGCATTTGTCCTTTCTGTGAAACTCCCTCTGCTTGTGTGAGCTTTCTGTTCCCTCTGAGCCACTTTTATTTAAGATTAGCATTACTTAGTATGCTTTTGAAATGTAGCAAAAAGATTTTCAGCTAAGGCTGATTTGGCTATGGGTTATGTCAAGCAAAACCTTCATATTTTCTAAAGTTTTTGCTGTTCCCGTTGTAAGGAGAGTTTTGGTGGTCTAGTAATTACAATCGCAGTGCATTACAGTGCTCTGGgccttctcatttcttttgctgtgaagACAAGTGTACCAAGATCTGCCATACTTCTACACAGAGTAGATTTCTACATATTATATTTATACCTGTATTTTGTTGAAGACCGGTGAtgttctctttctgtttcagtcCATGAAGGCAGCCCACTGGGGGAACTTCATCGCTGCGTCCGAGATGGTGTAAAAATCAATGTCCATATCCGCACTTTCAAAGGGCTTCGTGGAGTCTGCACAGGGTTTTTGGTTGCATTTGACAAGTTTTGGAATATGGTAATTGTTGTTCCAGCCCTTGATTTATAACTGCTATATTGAAAACTTGAAATTTGCAACAGGTTTAAGCAAACTGCGTTTTGAGAAGATTAATGTGGTACTGTGATTCATAAAGCTAATTTGCTCTGGCACTGAGTGCTGGGTTTCAGGCTTAAGTGATGCTTGGTGTTGGATTGGTACATCTGAGAGGTGCCTAGCCATCTTAGAGAGGTTTTAGGTGAGAGAGCAGCTTTGAAGCGTTCCCAACAGCTTCAAAGGTTTTGTATAAGAACCCAAGAAGGTGGAATATGAGGAATGTCAGGAGCTTCCGAAGCTTTCTCTGCAAAACCCAATCTTCTTATAGTGGTAGccacttctctgttttctttccctaacACGTCACTGGGATGTTACTGACAAAAGCTTTTCCCTGTGTTCCATCTCATGCAGATCTTAAAGACAGTATATGGAAAAGCAGCTATTAAATATTTGTGAGCCTGGGGCTATGAAAAGTTTGGAAATAGGTGGCGTGGGGGAAAGGATATTGCAGGCAAGGCtcagaaagattttgcagaatgGATGTTAggctttgctgttgcttttagACCTCAGTACAACTTAGATGATTAAGAAGTCAGCTCCAAAGCACAGCTTGTTCCTGGGATGGATTGTCTCTCAGACAGAGCGTAATTTCATAATGCTATGATACAAAGCTGGTCCAAAGcttcttcatgttttcttttaattttgacctttccatttcttttatcttcttctaGGCCCTGACAGATGTGGATGAGACATACAGGAAACCAGTAATGGGCAAAGCTTTCTACGCAGAACCTCAGCTCACACTAACCCGGGTAGGTAACCatctccagttttcttttttttttagtatctcctTTTTCAAAGTAGTAAAAGGGGAGCATTGATTGGAAAACTAGATTTACATTTGGagtattttacttccttttattACAGATAACTCTAAAATGACttgaacgggggggggggggggggggggaatttccGACCTTTTTGAAAGTGCTTTGGGCATAGTTCAGTGTTAGAGAAGTTCCACTTTAGAGTTCCTAATATCAGATCACCGTTGCTGCTACTGCTTAGTGCAATATGCTGACTTTCTATAAGCTCACTCTGTggtttttgatttattttttctctgtattttttgcACCCGTGCCTGATCCTGTCCACATTTGTCCTGCCAGATGATTTGGCAGTGCATAACTCTGATATTAATGTCCATGGAGCAACAGTCTTTTGACTCCAGCCAACAAAACAGTACGTCTGGTCACTTCTACTCTAGGTACCGTGAAGCCCAAGATTCTGCATGTGGCTCCAAAGCGAGTCACTCTCTAGGATCCAGCTgcaaaaaaagatgtttacaaAGTTGAGGACTGAAGGGATGATAGATGAACTTCTGaacaatgaaggaaagaaaatgtgacagGGCTGTGCCTGTTGAATGGCATAGCTCTGGGCCTTTTGAACATCAGAGATGCATCACAAAAGCTTTTGAACAGTTTCATTGTGaggaatttgctttcaaattcctgccatttaaatctgttttctgataGATCCCacccttccttttttaaagattaGTTAAAAATAATCAAGTTGTCATTGTTCCTTTAGCCCACTCTCACAGGAATGGGCTTTCCATCCTGTTGCTGGGAAGAGAGAGGCTAACTGAGAATCCTTTTCATTTGTCAGTATTTCATAAAAGCTTGCCTGCTGCCAGagtaaaagcagtttcttttccagtttcagcACCGTGTATTCTTAGATTAATGAGTTCATACAGTGCTTTGGATCTGCTGCtctagcttttattatttttctattgtttttgATCTGCTCACCTCCCAGAATACCCGCATGGCCTCTTTTAGTTTGTTTTGGGGAACACAAAAGGTCCATCATTTTTTCAGTATACACTGTTTGCTGACTGAGGCCCCTTATCTTAGGGATTCATGTCCTGCCTGAGGACACAAGGATGGAAATCTCTCTCACACTATCTGACAACATTACAAGAGTGTTGGGACAAGTGAGCTAGTGGAGGAA is drawn from Mycteria americana isolate JAX WOST 10 ecotype Jacksonville Zoo and Gardens chromosome 8, USCA_MyAme_1.0, whole genome shotgun sequence and contains these coding sequences:
- the LSM11 gene encoding U7 snRNA-associated Sm-like protein LSm11 — protein: MEEDEGAAGGAEQRRPRRRPGAERSPSPSRLDVSSSRFDPLLALYSASTPLPFPAAPCFNNLAEYESFQRGLLRPRGRRSAPARRGPSAARRGPPAADPERIQRLRSLMVNAGPEQEAAEGGAAARRRRAPRNVLTRMPLHEGSPLGELHRCVRDGVKINVHIRTFKGLRGVCTGFLVAFDKFWNMALTDVDETYRKPVMGKAFYAEPQLTLTRLFDRLKLQESSVKKGADSKTVSEELALTNDSQTLRWKVGSGRGRAEDEREKQKRLGRAGEKKMPGDSLHLAARGEADVGSGTAHMEGASAGGTRARSQSRRKRRPKVDYQQVFTRHINQIFIRGENVLLVHLAH